Proteins encoded together in one Drosophila albomicans strain 15112-1751.03 chromosome 2R, ASM965048v2, whole genome shotgun sequence window:
- the LOC117575421 gene encoding chloride channel protein 2 isoform X8, whose amino-acid sequence MKISRNGRESLLLVPSPNHTFPIRTCSNASSIRLNMGHDHDNNDDAEEGLGYTHTLMYGRYTKDLGEFAKDEARKLKLLEKRRKQEDKQRNKELLGKRATRIKRISSWVWKHTLARLGEDWVFLALLGIIMALLSFIMDKGISICTNARIWLYRDLTSQPFIQYIAWVSLPVCLILFSAGFVHLIAPQSIGSGIPEMKTILRGVALKEYLTFKTLVAKVIGLTATLGSGMPLGKEGPFVHIASIVAQLLSKLVTSFQGIYENESRNSEMLAAACAVGVGACFAAPVGGVLFSIEVTTTYFAVRNYWRGFFAAVCGATVFRLLAVWFQNADTVRALFLTNFTTEFPFDPQELFVFALIGLICGLGGATYVWVHRRYVLFMRSNKRMNKFLQKNRFLYPGFLALLVSSISFPLGTGQFLAGELSTHEQVTQLFSNFTWSRDDLTVEQAAVVTHWMTNYTSVFGNLVCYLVFTFFFSIIASTIPVPSGMFIPVFKIGAAFGRLVGEFMASWFPHGVRYGGRLSPIMPGGYAVVGAAAFSGSVTHTVSVAVIIFEMTGQITHVVPVMIAVLVANAVAALLQPSIYDSIILIKKLPYLPDLLPSSSGMYSIFVEDFMVRDVKYIWHGISYQKLKEVLKINKTLRSLPLVDSPENMILLGSVQRYELIKIIEKHIGREKRMEVAQKWQKEAEERALEEEKKKQEAEQRQRRPSRFEVLPAPDILSLRQIANDEMLPPKKRAETLHSSLTPRKSILKKTNSFNLKTYTPASPHSPSITPYTTITGNSEFRIRSAFEAIFKKSTTLQDVQPDPEMGSVSPETADSGVQVQQAPSAPSTPGISKKVQLPRERVIDMSPEDQKQWELEEMLKPIDLEKAQIHIDPSPFQLVERTSILKVHSLFSMVGINHAYVTKIGRLVGVVGLKELRKAIEDINSNSFVAHPRDDEIDGDTKSAVEKPLLSPSASDKAVDMTITSMDSALSNSDNCSDIEMEHMKSLDTPEVTLTMPPTDTNTTTTTTTIIDTNDTQNINKSV is encoded by the exons ATGTATGGTCGTTATACGAAAGATCTAGGAGAATTTGCAAAAGATGAAGCCAGGAAACTCAAGCTACTCGAAAAGCGACGAAAGCAAGAAGATAAACAAAGGAATAAG GAACTACTAGGCAAACGAGCGACACGAATAAAACGCATCTCATCATGGGTCTGGAAGCATACGTTGGCACGTTTGGGCGAGGATTGGGTGTTCCTCGCCCTGCTGGGCATCATCATGGCCCTGCTCTCCTTCATCATGGACAAAGGCATATCGATATGTACAAATG CTCGTATTTGGCTGTATCGCGATCTTACCTCACAGCCCTTCATACAGTATATTGCTTGGGTCTCATTGCCGGTCTGCTTAATATTATTCTCAGCCGGCTTTGTCCATCTCATCGCACCGCAAAGTATAG GTTCCGGTATACCTGAAATGAAGACCATTCTGCGTGGCGTTGCACTGAAAGAGTATCTCACATTTAAGACATTAGTGGCCAAGGTAATTGGTTTAACGGCAACTCTGGGCAGCGGTATGCCATTAGGAAAGGAA GGTCCTTTCGTACATATAGCAAGTATTGTAGCACAATTATTAAGTAAACTCGTCACATCATTCCAAGGCATCTATGAGAATGAGTCGCGCAACTCGGAAATGCTTGCGGCAGCCTGTGCCGTCGGCGTTGGCGCATGCTTTGCAGCTCCCGTGGGTG GCGTACTCTTCAGCATTGAGGTAACCACCACATACTTTGCGGTGCGCAACTACTGGCGCGGCTTCTTTGCCGCCGTCTGTGGTGCGACGGTATTTCGCTTGCTCGCCGTCTGGTTCCAGAATGCCGACACTGTTCGTGCTCTCTTCCTCACCAACTTCACCACCGAGTTCCCCTTCGATCCGCAAGAGTTGTTCGTTTTCGCCCTGATTGG CTTAATTTGCGGCTTGGGTGGCGCCACCTATGTCTGGGTGCATCGGCGTTATGTGCTCTTCATGCGCTCCAACAAACGCATGAACAAATTCCTGCAGAAAAA TCGCTTTTTGTATCCTGGTTTTCTGGCGCTGTTGGTCTCCAGCATTTCGTTTCCCCTGGGCACGGGTCAGTTTCTGGCAGGTGAGCTCAGCACACATGAGCAGGTGACACAGCTGTTTAGCAACTTCACATGGTCTCGAGATGATTTGACTGTGGAACAGGCTGCGGTTGTCACTCACTGGATGACCAACTACACGAGCGTCTTTGGGAATCTAGTCTGCTACTTGGTATTCACG TTCTTCTTCTCCATCATTGCGTCCACAATTCCTGTGCCATCAGGCATGTTCATCCCAGTCTTTAAGATTGGCGCCGCCTTTGGTCGCTTGGTGGGTGAATTTATGGCTTCGTGGTTTCCACATGGTGTTCGCTACGGTGGCCGCCTCTCACCCATTATGCCCGGTGGCTATGCTGTAGTGGGAGCCGCCGCTTTCTCCGGCTCTGTGACGCACACCGTCTCCGTGGCCGTGATTATCTTCGAGATGACGGGTCAAATCACGCACGTGGTGCCCGTGATGATAGCTGTGCTGGTGGCGAATGCGGTGGCCGCGCTGCTGCAGCCCTCGATTTACGACAGTATTATACTGATAAAGAAGCTGCCTTATCTGCCGGATCTGCTGCCCTCCAGCTCGGGCATGTACAGCATCTTTGTGGAGGACTTTATGGTGCGCGATGTGAAATACATTTGGCATGGCATCTCCTATCAGAAGCTCAAGGAGGTGCTCAAGATCAACAAGACGCTGCGCTCGCTGCCCCTGGTCGATAGTCCAGAGAACATGATACTTCTGGGCTCGGTGCAGCGTTACGAACTGATCAAGATCATCGAGAAGCATATTGGACGCGAGAAGCGCATGGAGGTGGCGCAAAAGTGGCAAAAGGAGGCCGAGGAGCGTGCCCTCGAAgaggagaagaagaaacagGAGGCAGAGCAGAGGCAGCGACGCCCCTCACGCTTCGAAGTGCTGCCCGCTCCCGATATTCTCAGTCTGCGTCAGATTGCCAACGACGAAATGCTGCCACCAAAAAAGCGAGCTGAGACCTTGCACAGTTCGTTGACGCCCCGCAAATCCATACTGAAGAAGACAAACTCGTTCAATCTAAAGACCTACACTCCCGCCTCGCCTCACAGTCCCAGCATCACGCCGTACACAACGATCACTGGCAACTCTGAGTTTCGCATACGCTCCGCCTTCGAGGCCATCTTCAAGAAGTCGACGACGCTGCAGGACGTGCAGCCCGATCCGGAGATGGGCTCCGTCTCGCCCGAGACAGCCGACAGTGGGGTGCAAGTGCAGCAGGCACCCAGTGCGCCCAGCACTCCTGGCATCTCGAAGAAGGTTCAGCTG CCAAGGGAACGCGTTATCGACATGTCACCGGAGGACCAGAAGCAATGGGAACTGGAGGAAATGCTGAAACCCATTGATTTGGAGAAGGCACAGATTCACATAGATCCCTCGCCCTTTCAGCTCGTCGAACGCACTTCCATCCTTAAGGTGCACTCGTTGTTCTCCATGGTGGGCATCAATCATGCCTACGTAACTAAGATCGGACGACTTGTCGGAGTGGTGGGACTCAAGGAG CTACGCAAGGCCATCGAGGatatcaacagcaacagctttgTAGCCCATCCGCGGGACGATGAGATCGATGGCGATACGAAGTCAGCTGTGGAGAAGCCTCTGCTGTCGCCAAGTGCCAGTGACAAGGCTGTGGATATGACAATCACATCGATGGATTCGGCGTTATCCAATTCGGACAATTGCTCGGATATTGAGATGGAGCACATGAAGTCATTGGATACGCCGGAAGTGACGCTTACAATGCCTccaacagatacaaatacaacaacaacaacaacaacaataatagacACAAACGACACACAGAACATAaacaaaagtgtttaa
- the LOC117575421 gene encoding chloride channel protein 2 isoform X10: MYGRYTKDLGEFAKDEARKLKLLEKRRKQEDKQRNKELLGKRATRIKRISSWVWKHTLARLGEDWVFLALLGIIMALLSFIMDKGISICTNARIWLYRDLTSQPFIQYIAWVSLPVCLILFSAGFVHLIAPQSIGSGIPEMKTILRGVALKEYLTFKTLVAKVIGLTATLGSGMPLGKEGPFVHIASIVAQLLSKLVTSFQGIYENESRNSEMLAAACAVGVGACFAAPVGGVLFSIEVTTTYFAVRNYWRGFFAAVCGATVFRLLAVWFQNADTVRALFLTNFTTEFPFDPQELFVFALIGLICGLGGATYVWVHRRYVLFMRSNKRMNKFLQKNRFLYPGFLALLVSSISFPLGTGQFLAGELSTHEQVTQLFSNFTWSRDDLTVEQAAVVTHWMTNYTSVFGNLVCYLVFTFFFSIIASTIPVPSGMFIPVFKIGAAFGRLVGEFMASWFPHGVRYGGRLSPIMPGGYAVVGAAAFSGSVTHTVSVAVIIFEMTGQITHVVPVMIAVLVANAVAALLQPSIYDSIILIKKLPYLPDLLPSSSGMYSIFVEDFMVRDVKYIWHGISYQKLKEVLKINKTLRSLPLVDSPENMILLGSVQRYELIKIIEKHIGREKRMEVAQKWQKEAEERALEEEKKKQEAEQRQRRPSRFEVLPAPDILSLRQIANDEMLPPKKRAETLHSSLTPRKSILKKTNSFNLKTYTPASPHSPSITPYTTITGNSEFRIRSAFEAIFKKSTTLQDVQPDPEMGSVSPETADSGVQVQQAPSAPSTPGISKKVQLTPPMKKAKSVQLPRERVIDMSPEDQKQWELEEMLKPIDLEKAQIHIDPSPFQLVERTSILKVHSLFSMVGINHAYVTKIGRLVGVVGLKELRKAIEDINSNSFVAHPRDDEIDGDTKSAVEKPLLSPSASDKAVDMTITSMDSALSNSDNCSDIEMEHMKSLDTPEVTLTMPPTDTNTTTTTTTIIDTNDTQNINKSV; this comes from the exons ATGTATGGTCGTTATACGAAAGATCTAGGAGAATTTGCAAAAGATGAAGCCAGGAAACTCAAGCTACTCGAAAAGCGACGAAAGCAAGAAGATAAACAAAGGAATAAG GAACTACTAGGCAAACGAGCGACACGAATAAAACGCATCTCATCATGGGTCTGGAAGCATACGTTGGCACGTTTGGGCGAGGATTGGGTGTTCCTCGCCCTGCTGGGCATCATCATGGCCCTGCTCTCCTTCATCATGGACAAAGGCATATCGATATGTACAAATG CTCGTATTTGGCTGTATCGCGATCTTACCTCACAGCCCTTCATACAGTATATTGCTTGGGTCTCATTGCCGGTCTGCTTAATATTATTCTCAGCCGGCTTTGTCCATCTCATCGCACCGCAAAGTATAG GTTCCGGTATACCTGAAATGAAGACCATTCTGCGTGGCGTTGCACTGAAAGAGTATCTCACATTTAAGACATTAGTGGCCAAGGTAATTGGTTTAACGGCAACTCTGGGCAGCGGTATGCCATTAGGAAAGGAA GGTCCTTTCGTACATATAGCAAGTATTGTAGCACAATTATTAAGTAAACTCGTCACATCATTCCAAGGCATCTATGAGAATGAGTCGCGCAACTCGGAAATGCTTGCGGCAGCCTGTGCCGTCGGCGTTGGCGCATGCTTTGCAGCTCCCGTGGGTG GCGTACTCTTCAGCATTGAGGTAACCACCACATACTTTGCGGTGCGCAACTACTGGCGCGGCTTCTTTGCCGCCGTCTGTGGTGCGACGGTATTTCGCTTGCTCGCCGTCTGGTTCCAGAATGCCGACACTGTTCGTGCTCTCTTCCTCACCAACTTCACCACCGAGTTCCCCTTCGATCCGCAAGAGTTGTTCGTTTTCGCCCTGATTGG CTTAATTTGCGGCTTGGGTGGCGCCACCTATGTCTGGGTGCATCGGCGTTATGTGCTCTTCATGCGCTCCAACAAACGCATGAACAAATTCCTGCAGAAAAA TCGCTTTTTGTATCCTGGTTTTCTGGCGCTGTTGGTCTCCAGCATTTCGTTTCCCCTGGGCACGGGTCAGTTTCTGGCAGGTGAGCTCAGCACACATGAGCAGGTGACACAGCTGTTTAGCAACTTCACATGGTCTCGAGATGATTTGACTGTGGAACAGGCTGCGGTTGTCACTCACTGGATGACCAACTACACGAGCGTCTTTGGGAATCTAGTCTGCTACTTGGTATTCACG TTCTTCTTCTCCATCATTGCGTCCACAATTCCTGTGCCATCAGGCATGTTCATCCCAGTCTTTAAGATTGGCGCCGCCTTTGGTCGCTTGGTGGGTGAATTTATGGCTTCGTGGTTTCCACATGGTGTTCGCTACGGTGGCCGCCTCTCACCCATTATGCCCGGTGGCTATGCTGTAGTGGGAGCCGCCGCTTTCTCCGGCTCTGTGACGCACACCGTCTCCGTGGCCGTGATTATCTTCGAGATGACGGGTCAAATCACGCACGTGGTGCCCGTGATGATAGCTGTGCTGGTGGCGAATGCGGTGGCCGCGCTGCTGCAGCCCTCGATTTACGACAGTATTATACTGATAAAGAAGCTGCCTTATCTGCCGGATCTGCTGCCCTCCAGCTCGGGCATGTACAGCATCTTTGTGGAGGACTTTATGGTGCGCGATGTGAAATACATTTGGCATGGCATCTCCTATCAGAAGCTCAAGGAGGTGCTCAAGATCAACAAGACGCTGCGCTCGCTGCCCCTGGTCGATAGTCCAGAGAACATGATACTTCTGGGCTCGGTGCAGCGTTACGAACTGATCAAGATCATCGAGAAGCATATTGGACGCGAGAAGCGCATGGAGGTGGCGCAAAAGTGGCAAAAGGAGGCCGAGGAGCGTGCCCTCGAAgaggagaagaagaaacagGAGGCAGAGCAGAGGCAGCGACGCCCCTCACGCTTCGAAGTGCTGCCCGCTCCCGATATTCTCAGTCTGCGTCAGATTGCCAACGACGAAATGCTGCCACCAAAAAAGCGAGCTGAGACCTTGCACAGTTCGTTGACGCCCCGCAAATCCATACTGAAGAAGACAAACTCGTTCAATCTAAAGACCTACACTCCCGCCTCGCCTCACAGTCCCAGCATCACGCCGTACACAACGATCACTGGCAACTCTGAGTTTCGCATACGCTCCGCCTTCGAGGCCATCTTCAAGAAGTCGACGACGCTGCAGGACGTGCAGCCCGATCCGGAGATGGGCTCCGTCTCGCCCGAGACAGCCGACAGTGGGGTGCAAGTGCAGCAGGCACCCAGTGCGCCCAGCACTCCTGGCATCTCGAAGAAGGTTCAGCTG ACTCCGCCTATGAAAAAGGCGAAATCGGTGCAATTG CCAAGGGAACGCGTTATCGACATGTCACCGGAGGACCAGAAGCAATGGGAACTGGAGGAAATGCTGAAACCCATTGATTTGGAGAAGGCACAGATTCACATAGATCCCTCGCCCTTTCAGCTCGTCGAACGCACTTCCATCCTTAAGGTGCACTCGTTGTTCTCCATGGTGGGCATCAATCATGCCTACGTAACTAAGATCGGACGACTTGTCGGAGTGGTGGGACTCAAGGAG CTACGCAAGGCCATCGAGGatatcaacagcaacagctttgTAGCCCATCCGCGGGACGATGAGATCGATGGCGATACGAAGTCAGCTGTGGAGAAGCCTCTGCTGTCGCCAAGTGCCAGTGACAAGGCTGTGGATATGACAATCACATCGATGGATTCGGCGTTATCCAATTCGGACAATTGCTCGGATATTGAGATGGAGCACATGAAGTCATTGGATACGCCGGAAGTGACGCTTACAATGCCTccaacagatacaaatacaacaacaacaacaacaacaataatagacACAAACGACACACAGAACATAaacaaaagtgtttaa
- the LOC117575421 gene encoding chloride channel protein 2 isoform X4 — protein MVYFASRDNRDRNGKAKQHVERIIHDEEFGEENVELVDSEWADFEKFIRQLRQRRSSNISMEAELRHVQRHPKVKSQAFYPCPPPTENGPDSDSSSDDDDPFGYIDTLMYGRYTKDLGEFAKDEARKLKLLEKRRKQEDKQRNKELLGKRATRIKRISSWVWKHTLARLGEDWVFLALLGIIMALLSFIMDKGISICTNARIWLYRDLTSQPFIQYIAWVSLPVCLILFSAGFVHLIAPQSIGSGIPEMKTILRGVALKEYLTFKTLVAKVIGLTATLGSGMPLGKEGPFVHIASIVAQLLSKLVTSFQGIYENESRNSEMLAAACAVGVGACFAAPVGGVLFSIEVTTTYFAVRNYWRGFFAAVCGATVFRLLAVWFQNADTVRALFLTNFTTEFPFDPQELFVFALIGLICGLGGATYVWVHRRYVLFMRSNKRMNKFLQKNRFLYPGFLALLVSSISFPLGTGQFLAGELSTHEQVTQLFSNFTWSRDDLTVEQAAVVTHWMTNYTSVFGNLVCYLVFTFFFSIIASTIPVPSGMFIPVFKIGAAFGRLVGEFMASWFPHGVRYGGRLSPIMPGGYAVVGAAAFSGSVTHTVSVAVIIFEMTGQITHVVPVMIAVLVANAVAALLQPSIYDSIILIKKLPYLPDLLPSSSGMYSIFVEDFMVRDVKYIWHGISYQKLKEVLKINKTLRSLPLVDSPENMILLGSVQRYELIKIIEKHIGREKRMEVAQKWQKEAEERALEEEKKKQEAEQRQRRPSRFEVLPAPDILSLRQIANDEMLPPKKRAETLHSSLTPRKSILKKTNSFNLKTYTPASPHSPSITPYTTITGNSEFRIRSAFEAIFKKSTTLQDVQPDPEMGSVSPETADSGVQVQQAPSAPSTPGISKKVQLQAQNNWNFVTDQIMLQVNPISAQEETVIQMDDKDDTPITDKANKLLPNEANTDKPCIKFKTNKVSDINRQPHFIEIHEPAVHIENECKNAKETEKQKKRKKIHFNNNVKVKDSPNHSYTLDRICEADAETEAEAEIEKEASELGFTIEDVDDKNDPEDSCDGVSEVVSSIYSLYSNTFN, from the exons ATGTATGGTCGTTATACGAAAGATCTAGGAGAATTTGCAAAAGATGAAGCCAGGAAACTCAAGCTACTCGAAAAGCGACGAAAGCAAGAAGATAAACAAAGGAATAAG GAACTACTAGGCAAACGAGCGACACGAATAAAACGCATCTCATCATGGGTCTGGAAGCATACGTTGGCACGTTTGGGCGAGGATTGGGTGTTCCTCGCCCTGCTGGGCATCATCATGGCCCTGCTCTCCTTCATCATGGACAAAGGCATATCGATATGTACAAATG CTCGTATTTGGCTGTATCGCGATCTTACCTCACAGCCCTTCATACAGTATATTGCTTGGGTCTCATTGCCGGTCTGCTTAATATTATTCTCAGCCGGCTTTGTCCATCTCATCGCACCGCAAAGTATAG GTTCCGGTATACCTGAAATGAAGACCATTCTGCGTGGCGTTGCACTGAAAGAGTATCTCACATTTAAGACATTAGTGGCCAAGGTAATTGGTTTAACGGCAACTCTGGGCAGCGGTATGCCATTAGGAAAGGAA GGTCCTTTCGTACATATAGCAAGTATTGTAGCACAATTATTAAGTAAACTCGTCACATCATTCCAAGGCATCTATGAGAATGAGTCGCGCAACTCGGAAATGCTTGCGGCAGCCTGTGCCGTCGGCGTTGGCGCATGCTTTGCAGCTCCCGTGGGTG GCGTACTCTTCAGCATTGAGGTAACCACCACATACTTTGCGGTGCGCAACTACTGGCGCGGCTTCTTTGCCGCCGTCTGTGGTGCGACGGTATTTCGCTTGCTCGCCGTCTGGTTCCAGAATGCCGACACTGTTCGTGCTCTCTTCCTCACCAACTTCACCACCGAGTTCCCCTTCGATCCGCAAGAGTTGTTCGTTTTCGCCCTGATTGG CTTAATTTGCGGCTTGGGTGGCGCCACCTATGTCTGGGTGCATCGGCGTTATGTGCTCTTCATGCGCTCCAACAAACGCATGAACAAATTCCTGCAGAAAAA TCGCTTTTTGTATCCTGGTTTTCTGGCGCTGTTGGTCTCCAGCATTTCGTTTCCCCTGGGCACGGGTCAGTTTCTGGCAGGTGAGCTCAGCACACATGAGCAGGTGACACAGCTGTTTAGCAACTTCACATGGTCTCGAGATGATTTGACTGTGGAACAGGCTGCGGTTGTCACTCACTGGATGACCAACTACACGAGCGTCTTTGGGAATCTAGTCTGCTACTTGGTATTCACG TTCTTCTTCTCCATCATTGCGTCCACAATTCCTGTGCCATCAGGCATGTTCATCCCAGTCTTTAAGATTGGCGCCGCCTTTGGTCGCTTGGTGGGTGAATTTATGGCTTCGTGGTTTCCACATGGTGTTCGCTACGGTGGCCGCCTCTCACCCATTATGCCCGGTGGCTATGCTGTAGTGGGAGCCGCCGCTTTCTCCGGCTCTGTGACGCACACCGTCTCCGTGGCCGTGATTATCTTCGAGATGACGGGTCAAATCACGCACGTGGTGCCCGTGATGATAGCTGTGCTGGTGGCGAATGCGGTGGCCGCGCTGCTGCAGCCCTCGATTTACGACAGTATTATACTGATAAAGAAGCTGCCTTATCTGCCGGATCTGCTGCCCTCCAGCTCGGGCATGTACAGCATCTTTGTGGAGGACTTTATGGTGCGCGATGTGAAATACATTTGGCATGGCATCTCCTATCAGAAGCTCAAGGAGGTGCTCAAGATCAACAAGACGCTGCGCTCGCTGCCCCTGGTCGATAGTCCAGAGAACATGATACTTCTGGGCTCGGTGCAGCGTTACGAACTGATCAAGATCATCGAGAAGCATATTGGACGCGAGAAGCGCATGGAGGTGGCGCAAAAGTGGCAAAAGGAGGCCGAGGAGCGTGCCCTCGAAgaggagaagaagaaacagGAGGCAGAGCAGAGGCAGCGACGCCCCTCACGCTTCGAAGTGCTGCCCGCTCCCGATATTCTCAGTCTGCGTCAGATTGCCAACGACGAAATGCTGCCACCAAAAAAGCGAGCTGAGACCTTGCACAGTTCGTTGACGCCCCGCAAATCCATACTGAAGAAGACAAACTCGTTCAATCTAAAGACCTACACTCCCGCCTCGCCTCACAGTCCCAGCATCACGCCGTACACAACGATCACTGGCAACTCTGAGTTTCGCATACGCTCCGCCTTCGAGGCCATCTTCAAGAAGTCGACGACGCTGCAGGACGTGCAGCCCGATCCGGAGATGGGCTCCGTCTCGCCCGAGACAGCCGACAGTGGGGTGCAAGTGCAGCAGGCACCCAGTGCGCCCAGCACTCCTGGCATCTCGAAGAAGGTTCAGCTG CAAGCACAAAACAATTGGAACTTTGTGACCGATCAGATCATGCTG CAAGTAAACCCAATTTCAGCGCAAGAGGAAACCGTAATACAAATG GATGACAAAGATGATACACCAATAACagataaagcaaacaaactgcTGCCCAACGAAGCCAATACAGATAAGCCCtgcattaaattcaaaacaaataaagtttCAGATATTAATAGACAGCCCCATTTTATTGAGATACACGAACCTGCCGTACACATAGAAAATGAGTGCAAGAATgcaaaagaaacagaaaagcaaaaaaagcgaaagaaaatTCACTTCAACAACAATGTGAAAGTAAAAGATTCGCCCAATCATAGCTATACCTTGGATAGGATTTGCGAGGCAGACGCAGAAACAGAAGCTGAGGCAGAAATAGAGAAAGAGGCAAGTGAATTGGGTTTTACGATAGAAGATGTCGATGATAAAAACGATCCCGAAGATAGTTGCGATGGGGTAAGTGAAGTTGTCTCTTCAATCTACTCTCTGTATTCTAACACAtttaactaa